One window from the genome of Prochlorococcus marinus XMU1411 encodes:
- a CDS encoding trypsin-like peptidase domain-containing protein, which produces MESYNQKHLLLFSAIALGFICPSNVISQPFIKPKFNEVNLYSNKSFITKAVERTGPSVVTIETQRYVKKRRIPRNSQLFLDPYFERFFGLDLPNDNQPRIEQNQGSGFIFADGLVMTNSHVVNGSDKVIVGLTNGKKLKAKLIGQDFFTDLAVLQISGEGPWPKAKLGDSAKIKVGDWAIAVGNPFGLENTVTLGIISNLNRNVTQLGIYDKKLELIQTDAAINPGNSGGPLLNSNGEVIGINTLIRSGPGAGLSFAIPINKAKEISFQLINNGKVIHPMIGISLIDESNFEKNKNSVKVGYVVPNSPAEKSGIMVNDIILKVGNKDIETASDVISQISKNGINKQINVFLKRKNKLISLKVIPTDITNLDKQ; this is translated from the coding sequence TTGGAAAGCTACAATCAAAAGCATCTATTACTCTTTTCAGCAATTGCACTGGGTTTTATATGCCCTTCAAATGTAATATCCCAACCATTCATTAAACCAAAATTTAATGAAGTTAATCTTTATTCAAACAAATCTTTCATAACTAAAGCTGTCGAAAGAACAGGACCTTCTGTGGTAACTATTGAAACTCAAAGATATGTAAAAAAAAGAAGAATTCCAAGAAATTCTCAACTATTTCTAGACCCATATTTTGAAAGATTTTTTGGATTGGATTTACCTAACGATAATCAGCCAAGGATAGAGCAAAATCAAGGAAGTGGATTTATATTCGCAGACGGACTTGTAATGACTAATTCTCATGTTGTAAATGGATCAGATAAGGTAATTGTAGGTTTAACTAACGGCAAAAAACTAAAAGCAAAACTTATAGGGCAAGACTTTTTTACTGATTTAGCTGTGCTTCAGATTTCAGGAGAAGGACCTTGGCCAAAAGCAAAATTGGGCGATTCAGCAAAGATTAAAGTTGGGGATTGGGCAATCGCAGTTGGAAATCCATTCGGACTTGAAAACACTGTTACGCTGGGTATTATTAGTAATCTAAATAGAAACGTTACTCAACTAGGTATATATGATAAAAAACTTGAGCTGATTCAAACAGACGCTGCTATTAATCCTGGAAATTCTGGAGGTCCACTATTGAATAGTAATGGAGAAGTAATTGGTATTAATACCTTGATTAGATCTGGTCCAGGAGCAGGTTTAAGTTTCGCAATTCCGATTAATAAAGCCAAGGAAATTTCCTTTCAACTAATAAATAATGGAAAAGTAATACATCCTATGATTGGAATCAGCCTAATAGATGAAAGTAATTTTGAAAAAAATAAGAATTCCGTAAAAGTTGGGTATGTAGTGCCGAATAGTCCCGCTGAAAAGAGTGGAATTATGGTAAACGACATAATCCTAAAAGTTGGTAATAAAGATATTGAAACAGCTTCAGATGTTATAAGCCAAATAAGTAAAAATGGTATTAATAAACAAATAAATGTATTTTTGAAGCGCAAAAATAAACTTATAAGTTTAAAAGTAATTCCAACTGATATAACTAATCTAGATAAACAGTAA
- a CDS encoding high light inducible protein yields MNDVNQPRFGFVNFAETWNGRMAMMGILIGLGTELITGQSILRQIGIG; encoded by the coding sequence ATGAATGATGTAAATCAACCAAGATTTGGCTTTGTAAATTTTGCAGAAACTTGGAATGGTCGAATGGCGATGATGGGTATTTTAATTGGTCTTGGTACTGAGTTAATCACTGGACAGAGTATCCTTAGACAAATTGGAATAGGTTAG
- a CDS encoding YihY/virulence factor BrkB family protein encodes MQRSSTWVLKSLWGACERWSKSDCIDLSAAFAYYTLQSFFPILLISLSIASWFLGKQDGLDQQIISIAAQLLPPSVVELVETTLFNLIDQGFGAGILGAMFLLFTAGNAYLSLQRGSDRLWEDEIPSKKVNAAWREQASRFLRNRIEAFLIVFFIGFLMVLDQISANLRMIPTNVLENIAKSNNLISNLFLKLPLLQVGQFAIPLIGFTLMALLLQALLPSRKVPLRPLMPGSLLIGIGLTTLNLAVSKSILSLGVRFQAYGFIGGFLVLTLWVWLLGVILYFGQCWSVVIASMSLVNKKISKR; translated from the coding sequence ATGCAGCGCAGCTCAACATGGGTACTGAAAAGTTTATGGGGAGCTTGTGAAAGATGGAGCAAATCTGATTGTATTGATTTAAGTGCTGCATTTGCTTACTACACATTACAATCATTTTTTCCTATTCTTCTAATTTCTCTTTCAATAGCATCATGGTTTCTTGGCAAACAAGATGGATTAGATCAACAAATTATCTCTATTGCCGCTCAGCTTTTACCTCCTTCAGTAGTTGAATTAGTAGAAACAACATTATTTAATTTGATTGATCAAGGTTTTGGAGCAGGTATTCTAGGGGCTATGTTTTTACTATTTACAGCAGGCAATGCATATCTATCCCTTCAAAGGGGCTCAGATAGACTATGGGAAGACGAAATTCCTTCTAAAAAAGTAAATGCTGCTTGGAGAGAACAAGCTTCGAGATTTCTCCGAAATAGAATTGAAGCTTTCTTAATAGTATTCTTTATAGGTTTTTTAATGGTATTAGATCAGATTAGTGCAAATCTTAGGATGATTCCAACTAATGTTTTGGAAAATATTGCAAAATCTAATAATTTAATTTCTAATTTATTTCTAAAGTTACCACTATTACAGGTTGGTCAATTTGCAATACCACTTATTGGATTTACTCTAATGGCTCTTTTATTACAGGCCCTCTTACCAAGTAGAAAAGTTCCTTTAAGACCTCTCATGCCGGGATCTCTCCTTATTGGAATTGGCTTAACTACATTGAACCTAGCAGTAAGTAAAAGTATTCTTTCACTTGGGGTAAGATTTCAGGCCTATGGTTTTATTGGAGGTTTTCTTGTACTTACTTTGTGGGTATGGCTACTAGGAGTGATTTTATATTTTGGACAATGTTGGAGCGTTGTTATTGCTAGTATGTCCTTAGTAAACAAAAAAATAAGTAAGAGATAA
- a CDS encoding TolC family protein produces MLRRVINPFLFLPLTLSINSFNVLSSETKNSIDNVLEEKSNITFVDYQEIEKIVLNNQELKSLKNLLTSAGFNLSSQVAQRYPTLDFQANGLPKYVAGKNYSSNSQTLKTSQFSANPSLNIRWDLIDPLRGSEIKIAKENYKIAKNNYEIKKKDLIQEARMRYHKYQKSYQDIKNKKFTLDLSITSLDNAKTKLESGIGTKFEVLEAEAQLSRDQQAVNEKKIEHEINTISLKEILNIKEDFEIHQEQKLVGFWNHRLNKNINEGLDKNLSLKNLILQKSIKKSQANSFVAQNKPNIYISNSLSSTFSKGDSLTTNIDSKKSGSNYTNTISLNFAWRIFDGGQNKNSYNSKIADAEAEKYAYENLKNVLTTSITKAYLNLKLNEEKIISSLKEIKSSKESVRLSRLRYNVGISTLKDVLIRQSELSNATSKNINAIYNYNLNLDELKRLTFLDISESCLGFNNTKLKNTESICNIQR; encoded by the coding sequence ATGCTTAGAAGAGTAATAAATCCATTCTTATTCTTGCCTCTTACTCTAAGTATCAACTCTTTTAATGTACTATCGAGCGAAACAAAAAATTCTATTGATAATGTTTTAGAAGAAAAATCAAACATTACTTTTGTTGATTATCAAGAAATAGAGAAAATTGTCTTAAATAATCAAGAATTAAAATCATTAAAAAACTTATTAACCTCTGCAGGCTTTAACCTTTCCAGTCAAGTTGCTCAAAGATACCCAACCTTAGATTTTCAAGCAAATGGTTTACCAAAATATGTTGCAGGAAAAAATTACAGCAGCAATTCACAGACACTAAAAACATCGCAATTTTCGGCTAATCCATCTCTAAATATTAGATGGGATTTAATAGACCCACTTAGAGGATCGGAAATTAAAATTGCCAAAGAAAATTACAAAATAGCAAAAAATAATTACGAGATTAAGAAAAAAGATTTAATTCAAGAAGCAAGAATGAGGTATCACAAATACCAAAAGTCATATCAAGATATCAAAAATAAAAAATTTACACTTGATTTATCAATTACAAGTTTAGATAATGCTAAAACAAAATTAGAATCTGGAATTGGTACAAAATTTGAAGTTCTTGAAGCAGAAGCGCAATTATCTAGAGATCAACAAGCTGTAAACGAAAAGAAAATAGAACATGAAATTAATACAATTTCCCTCAAAGAAATACTTAATATTAAGGAGGATTTTGAAATTCATCAAGAGCAAAAACTTGTAGGGTTTTGGAATCATAGATTGAATAAAAATATTAATGAAGGTTTGGATAAAAATCTTTCCTTAAAAAACCTTATTCTTCAAAAATCAATCAAAAAGAGCCAAGCAAATAGTTTTGTAGCTCAAAATAAGCCAAATATCTATATTAGTAATTCATTATCTAGTACATTTTCAAAGGGTGACTCTTTAACAACTAATATCGATTCAAAAAAATCTGGATCTAATTATACAAATACTATAAGTCTAAATTTTGCATGGAGGATTTTTGATGGCGGACAGAATAAAAACTCTTACAATTCAAAAATAGCAGATGCAGAAGCTGAAAAATATGCTTATGAGAATCTAAAAAATGTTTTAACCACAAGTATTACTAAAGCCTACTTGAATCTTAAATTAAATGAAGAGAAAATAATTTCTTCTCTTAAAGAAATTAAATCTAGCAAAGAGTCTGTAAGGCTTTCCAGACTGAGATATAATGTTGGAATATCAACTCTCAAAGATGTTCTTATTAGGCAAAGTGAATTAAGTAATGCGACATCAAAAAATATTAATGCAATATATAACTATAATTTGAATCTAGATGAATTAAAAAGATTAACTTTTCTTGATATAAGCGAGAGTTGTTTGGGCTTCAATAATACTAAACTTAAAAATACAGAGTCTATTTGCAATATACAAAGATGA
- the abc-f gene encoding ribosomal protection-like ABC-F family protein: MIRFDGVSKIYSTDVVLKDINWEIKKGEKVGLVGSNGAGKSTQFKILIGEEDQTSGTIIKEGNPKIAHLKQEFDCDLNCSVREELESSFKDIQIVAFKLLEIENKMKSLDIIKHSKELEGLVNQLANYQAKFEALGGYQMQSDVEKILPKLGFSLEDANKLVGNFSGGWQMKVALGKIILQKPDLLLLDEPTNHLDLDTIFWLEEYLSSLKISIIIISHDRYFLDKLCKKIIFIESGISEIYNGNYSFFVEQKALKEDSQNKAYQLQQKEIEIQKKYIDRFRASATRSSQAKSREKQLKKISKIQAPRAKSKSPVFNFPECPRSGKSVLNIKNLSHSYDDKIIFLDANLKISSGEKIAILGPNGCGKSTLLKIIMKKISPEIGEINLGKHNIITSYYEQNQAEALLPDKRVIDLIFSKSPEWSQKKVRTFLGGFGFQNETVFKYVKQLSGGEKARLALALMIMNPSNFLLLDEPTNHLDLQSKENLELAINNYKGSLLIISHDRYFISKVANRIVEIKDSKLYSYDGNYEYFLEKK; encoded by the coding sequence GTGATTAGATTTGATGGTGTAAGCAAAATTTATTCTACAGATGTTGTTTTAAAAGATATTAACTGGGAGATTAAGAAAGGAGAAAAAGTTGGTTTAGTTGGTTCAAATGGTGCAGGAAAATCAACCCAATTTAAGATTTTAATTGGAGAGGAAGATCAAACAAGTGGAACGATAATCAAGGAGGGAAATCCTAAAATTGCTCATTTAAAACAAGAGTTTGATTGTGACTTGAATTGTTCAGTGAGAGAGGAATTAGAAAGTTCTTTCAAAGATATACAAATTGTTGCCTTTAAACTCCTAGAAATTGAGAATAAAATGAAATCATTGGACATAATAAAACATTCCAAAGAACTTGAGGGATTAGTAAATCAACTTGCAAATTATCAAGCAAAATTTGAAGCTTTAGGTGGCTATCAAATGCAATCTGATGTAGAAAAAATATTACCAAAACTAGGCTTTTCTCTTGAAGATGCTAATAAACTGGTTGGAAATTTTTCAGGTGGTTGGCAAATGAAAGTAGCACTTGGAAAAATAATTTTGCAAAAACCTGATTTACTCTTACTTGATGAACCAACTAATCATTTAGATTTAGATACTATTTTCTGGCTGGAAGAGTATCTATCGTCGCTTAAGATTTCAATCATTATAATTAGTCATGACAGATATTTTTTAGACAAATTATGTAAAAAAATAATTTTTATAGAAAGTGGAATATCTGAAATATATAATGGAAACTATTCTTTTTTTGTGGAACAGAAAGCCTTAAAGGAAGACTCACAAAATAAAGCATATCAATTACAACAAAAAGAAATTGAAATCCAGAAGAAGTATATTGATAGATTTAGAGCTAGTGCAACTAGAAGTTCTCAAGCCAAAAGTAGAGAAAAACAACTAAAAAAGATTTCTAAAATTCAGGCTCCGAGAGCAAAATCAAAAAGTCCTGTCTTCAATTTCCCAGAATGTCCTCGCTCAGGAAAATCTGTCCTAAATATCAAAAATTTATCTCATAGTTACGATGATAAGATTATTTTTTTAGATGCGAATTTAAAGATTTCTTCAGGTGAGAAAATTGCAATATTAGGACCTAATGGCTGTGGTAAATCTACATTGCTAAAAATTATTATGAAAAAAATATCTCCTGAAATTGGAGAAATTAATCTTGGTAAACATAACATAATTACAAGTTATTATGAACAGAACCAGGCTGAAGCGCTTTTACCCGATAAAAGGGTTATTGATTTAATATTTAGTAAATCACCAGAATGGTCACAAAAAAAAGTAAGAACATTTTTAGGAGGTTTTGGTTTTCAAAATGAAACTGTTTTTAAATATGTTAAACAACTTAGCGGAGGAGAAAAAGCAAGATTAGCATTGGCTTTGATGATTATGAATCCAAGTAATTTTTTGTTATTGGATGAGCCAACTAATCACTTGGATCTGCAATCTAAAGAAAACTTAGAATTAGCAATTAATAATTATAAAGGCTCCCTATTAATCATTTCTCATGATAGATATTTTATTTCAAAAGTTGCAAATAGAATTGTTGAAATTAAAGATTCAAAGTTATATTCATATGATGGGAATTACGAATATTTTTTAGAGAAAAAATAA
- a CDS encoding DUF2973 domain-containing protein: MTILFPIIYSAALTYLVWKAFKVMSNGWNIPSKEKKHFNNSNFQQKKYTIHPELLDKSGNITEEELLTVRFSNDNDTTLEEKGSTTD; the protein is encoded by the coding sequence ATGACTATCCTTTTTCCTATAATATATTCTGCAGCTTTAACCTATTTGGTATGGAAAGCTTTTAAAGTAATGTCTAATGGTTGGAATATACCTAGTAAAGAAAAAAAACATTTCAATAATTCTAATTTTCAACAGAAAAAATATACAATCCACCCAGAACTTTTAGATAAATCAGGAAATATAACAGAAGAAGAATTATTGACAGTTAGATTTTCGAATGATAACGACACTACCCTAGAAGAAAAGGGTTCAACTACTGATTAG
- a CDS encoding inositol monophosphatase family protein: MNPPNLTDKQLSELDSLFELVSQRQKKDFGNISASNKADGSLLTSCDLWSDKTIVDGLASIAPGEGVLSEEGQKFIPNSKAYWVVDPLDGTTNFAAGIPYWSISVARFVDGKPQSSFLIIPTLKKKFVSIKGKGVWLNNQKIDPSQNNRQSECISLCSRSIKILQKKPNSVFPGKIRLLGVSSLNLTSVAMGQTFGAIESTPKIWDIAAAWLLLEELNCSIEWLETNPLKLVKGQNLSDVNFPLIACRTIEKFEILKPWGNLLVKK, encoded by the coding sequence ATGAATCCACCAAATTTAACTGATAAGCAACTAAGTGAATTAGATTCTTTATTTGAATTAGTTAGTCAACGTCAAAAAAAAGATTTTGGAAATATTAGCGCCAGCAATAAAGCAGATGGATCACTATTAACAAGTTGTGATTTATGGAGTGACAAAACAATCGTAGATGGCTTAGCTTCAATAGCGCCAGGTGAGGGAGTCCTTAGTGAAGAAGGGCAAAAGTTTATTCCAAACTCAAAAGCTTATTGGGTTGTAGATCCACTTGATGGGACAACAAATTTTGCTGCAGGGATTCCTTACTGGTCTATATCAGTGGCAAGGTTTGTTGATGGGAAACCACAATCTTCTTTTTTAATAATTCCCACATTGAAAAAAAAATTTGTATCTATTAAAGGTAAAGGGGTTTGGTTAAATAACCAGAAAATAGATCCCAGCCAAAATAATCGTCAAAGTGAATGCATATCTTTGTGCAGTCGATCTATAAAAATTCTACAAAAAAAGCCAAACTCAGTATTTCCTGGCAAAATTAGACTCTTAGGTGTATCGAGTTTAAATCTAACGAGCGTAGCGATGGGACAAACTTTCGGAGCGATAGAATCAACTCCCAAGATATGGGATATAGCAGCAGCATGGCTATTATTAGAAGAACTCAATTGTTCTATAGAGTGGTTAGAAACGAATCCTTTAAAGCTAGTTAAAGGACAAAACTTAAGCGATGTTAATTTTCCATTAATTGCTTGTAGAACGATAGAAAAATTTGAAATCTTAAAGCCTTGGGGTAATTTACTAGTGAAAAAATAG